A portion of the Oncorhynchus gorbuscha isolate QuinsamMale2020 ecotype Even-year linkage group LG19, OgorEven_v1.0, whole genome shotgun sequence genome contains these proteins:
- the LOC124006161 gene encoding hepcidin produces MKSFSVAVAVVLACMSIIESTTVPFSEVLTEEVGSIDSPVGEHQQPGGESMRLPEHFRFKRQSHLSLCHWCCNCCHNKGCGFCCKF; encoded by the exons ATGAAGTCCTTCAGTGTTGCAGTTGCAGTGGTACTTGCATGTATGTCCATCATTGAAAGCACCACTGTTCCTTTCTCCGAG GTGCTAACGGAGGAGGTTGGAAGCATTGACAGTCCAGTTGGGGAACATCAACAGCCGGGCGGCGAGTCCATGCGTCTGCCG GAGCATTTCAGGTTCAAGCGTCAGAGCCACCTCTCCCTGTGCCATTGGTGCTGCAACTGCTGTCACAACAAGGGCTGTGGCTTCTGCTGCAAATTCTGA